GCCCGCAGCTTCGGTCTGGACATGCATATCATTTCCCCCCAGGAGGCGCTGGACTTGTTCCCGGTCATGTCCCTGGACGGCATCATCGGCGCCGCCTTCATGCCGTCAGACGGTCAGGCCGACCCCAGCGGATTGACGATGGCCCTGGCAAAAGGCGCCACCAGTCGCGGCGCCAGAATTTTCCAGCATACCAAGGTAACCGGTTTTAAATTTATGGGCAACCGTATCACCGCCGTTGTCACGGACAAGGGCATGATCCAATGTGAAACGATTGTAAATGCCGCCGGCATGTGGGCCCGGGAAATCGGCCGCATGATGGGCGTCAACGTGCCGTTGATTCCGTTTCAACACCAGTATCTGGTGACCGAAGCAATTGAGGGGTTGCCGTCGGAACTGCCGACGGTACGCGATAAGGACAGCCTGCTATACTACAAGGAAGAAGTCGGCGGTCTGGTCATGGGCGGCTATGAACCCAACGGCATCCCCTGGGCACTGGATGGCATCCCCAAAGCCTTTACCCAGCAGCTGCTGGAGCCTGATTTCGATCATTTTGAACCTTTGGCCGCCGCCGCCATGAAACGCACCCCCTGTCTGGAGACCGTCGGGATTGCGCGCTTGGTCAACGGCCCGGAGGCCTTCACCCCTGACGGCAATTGCATTCTGGGTCCTGCCCCTGAGTTGGAAAACTGCTTTATCGCCGCCGGATTTAATGCCTTTGGCATTGCCGCCGGCGGCGGTGCAGGCAAAGCGCTGGCCGAATGGATTTTGGCAGGAGAGCCCAGTCTGGCGATCTGGCCCCTTGACATTCGGCGGTTCGGAAAACACCATCACAGCCCGGCCTACAATCTGGAAAGGACACGTGAAATATACGGAAAGCATTACACCCTCTCCTGGCCCAATGAGGAACACCATTCCGCCCGGAGGGTCCGCTGCAGCCCGCTGTATCATCAACTCAAGGAAAAAGGGACGGTTTACGGGTCAAAATTCGGATGGGAACGGGCCAACTGGTTTGCCCCGCCGGGTGTGGAACCGGAGGATGAGCTGACCTTCGGTCTGCCCAACTGGTTTAAGCATGTGGGCAATGAGCATCGCGCCGCCAGAGAGAAAGTGGTCTTGATCGATCAGACATCCTTTTGTAAATTTATGGTGGAGGGGCCGCAGTCGTTATCCTTCCTCAATCGGCTGGCCGCCAATAACATCGACAGGCCGGCGGGCAGTGTTGTCTACACCCAATTGTGCAATGACCGCGGCGGGATTGAGTGCGACCTGACCGTCACCCGCATCGCTGCAGACAGATTTTTCATTGTCACCGGCACGGCTTTTGGCGTGCATGATTTAGACTGGATCCAGCGGCATCTGCCGCCCGATACCGCTGTCACAATTTCAGACGTTACCTCCGCCTATGCCGTAATTAATGTGTGCGGTCCTTTATCCCGCCGTTTGCTGGAAAAAATCACCTCGGACCCTGTCGATAACGACGCTTTTCCCTTTGGCCAGTCTCGGCAGATAACGCTGGGCCATGCCCCGGTTCGGGCCATGCGGCTGACCTACATCGGCGAGTTGGGCTTCGAACTGTATATGCCGACCGAATATGCGTCCCAGGTGTATGAACGCTTGTGGCAGGCCGGCCAGGAACTCGAAGTGTCCAACGCCGGCTATCGGGCCATCGAATCCCTTCGACTTGAAAAGGGCTACCGGTACTGGGGTGCGGAGCTTTCACCGGACTACAACCCGTATCAGGCCGGGCTGGGTTATTGTGTCGCGCTCGATAAGGGAAATTTCATCGGGCGGGAGGCCTTGGGCAACATAAAAAACGAAGGCCCCGGTCTGATCCTGTGCTGTTTTACGCTGGACATTTCGGAACCCCGGCTGCTCTTTGGCGGTGAAACGATTTCTCACAACGGCAACGTTCTGGGGGTCGTAACCAGTGGCGGTTACGGCCATTATGTCGGGAAAACCATCGCTTATGGTTATCTTCCCATGGAACACGCCGCTTATTCCGAGGGGTACGCCATTGAAGTGTTTACCGAAACCCTGGCGGCGACCCGCCACTCCTCGGCATTGTATGATCCGGACGGCAAAAAGACAATGATATGAATATTAACATTTACAAGAGAGGTTGAATATGGATTTCCCCATCGATTTAAACCAGTATCAGGCTTTAACTTTTGATTTGTCCCAGAAAGAGATGGCGCCCCGCCAGGAAGAACAATTGGAACAGAATATCCGGCTGGTGCGCGACAGTATTATCTTTTTCACCGCCTTTGCCAACACCAAGGGGTTGGGGGGCCACACCGGCGGCGCTTTTGATATGGTTCCGGAAGTGTTGATAACCGACGGTTTCATGAAGGCCAACCCATCGATCTATCCTGTTTTTTTTGATGAGGCCGGACATCGGGTGGCCCTGCAATACATCATGGCGGTTTTAAACGGACACATGCCTCCGGAAAAGCTGCTGCACTACCGTGAGTTCGGCAGCGGTCTGTACGGCCATCCGGAGCGGGACGACGCCAACGGCGTATTTTTCAGCTCCGGTCGATTGGGGCACTTGTGGAGTTACGTCAACGGCATCGCCACTGCAAACCCTGAAAAAGTTCTGGTAATTTACGGCAGCGACGGCTCCCAGCAGGAAGGCGCCGATGCCGAAGCCGCCCGATATGCCGTTGCCCAAAAGCTGAACGTAAAACTCATCATTGATGATAATGATGTGACCATCGCAGGCCACCCCAGCAGTTATCTGAAGGGATTCGATATTGAACAGACCTTGAAAGGACACGGACTCGGGGTAGACAGCGGCGACGGCGAGGATTTAAAGCAATTGTTCACAAGAATTCAAAAGGCGCTGACGACGCCCGGCCCATACGCCCTGGTCAACAAAAGGAAAATGGCCGTCGGCGTCAACGGCATTGAAGGATCACCCAAGGGGCATGATGTCATCCCGGTTGACCTGGCCGTTTCTTATCTGAAGGCCAAAGGGCATGCGGAATCCCTGAAAATGCTGGAAAATCCCCCTGAAAGCAAAGGGGCTGAAGCCGCCCTCGGCAGCTCCTCAGAAACAGCCAAAAACAGAGACAATTTCGGCAAAATTATCTGCGATATCCTCAAAGACATGCCTGGCCGCAAAGAGAACGTTCTGGTGGTGGACTCCGATCTGGAGGGCTCCTGCGGGCTGCACCACATTCGCAAGGGCTTCCCCGAAGTCTATGTGCACGGCGGCATCATGGAACGCAACAACTTTTCGGTTGCCGCCGGTTTCGGTTCCAGCGACAATCGCCAGGGCGTTTACGGCACATTTTCAGCATTCATGGAAATGATCATTTCTGAAATCACCATGGCGCGTTTAAACCGTGCCAATGTCTTGGCGCATTTTTCCCACGCCGGTGTGGACGAGATGGCGGACAATACCTGTCACTTCGGGATCAACAATTTCTTTGCGGACAACGGTCTGCCGGAAAATGATTCCACGCGACTTTACTTCCCGGCCGACTCCCATCAGATGCGGGCCATTATTAACGCCGTATTTCATCAAAAAGGCCTGCGGTTCATCTTTTCCACGCGCTCGGCCACGCCGTTTATCCTGAAAGAAAACGGCGAACCTCATTACGGCAAAGGCTACCAATTTGAAGCCGCCAAGGACGAAATCATTCGTAACGGCCGGAACGGCTTCATCGTGTCTTATGGGGAAATGCTGTACCGCTGTCTGGATGTGGTTGAAAGG
This region of Desulfobacterales bacterium genomic DNA includes:
- a CDS encoding transketolase C-terminal domain-containing protein, whose protein sequence is MDFPIDLNQYQALTFDLSQKEMAPRQEEQLEQNIRLVRDSIIFFTAFANTKGLGGHTGGAFDMVPEVLITDGFMKANPSIYPVFFDEAGHRVALQYIMAVLNGHMPPEKLLHYREFGSGLYGHPERDDANGVFFSSGRLGHLWSYVNGIATANPEKVLVIYGSDGSQQEGADAEAARYAVAQKLNVKLIIDDNDVTIAGHPSSYLKGFDIEQTLKGHGLGVDSGDGEDLKQLFTRIQKALTTPGPYALVNKRKMAVGVNGIEGSPKGHDVIPVDLAVSYLKAKGHAESLKMLENPPESKGAEAALGSSSETAKNRDNFGKIICDILKDMPGRKENVLVVDSDLEGSCGLHHIRKGFPEVYVHGGIMERNNFSVAAGFGSSDNRQGVYGTFSAFMEMIISEITMARLNRANVLAHFSHAGVDEMADNTCHFGINNFFADNGLPENDSTRLYFPADSHQMRAIINAVFHQKGLRFIFSTRSATPFILKENGEPHYGKGYQFEAAKDEIIRNGRNGFIVSYGEMLYRCLDVVERLKAEKIEVGLINKPCLNVIDEAMLRKLGTGAFVLVVETQNVKTGLGSKFGTWLLERGYAPRYAHLGSVKEGHGGLGEQVPYQGLGREDIIRKVKELL
- a CDS encoding FAD-dependent oxidoreductase, which produces MQDHAQVVIIGGGIAGASIAYHLTLMGCSDVVVIEKGELTSGSTWHAAGLVGQLRSSRNVTRMLQYSVSLYEKLEAETGLTTGWKRCGCLHLAGTPARLLELKKGATTARSFGLDMHIISPQEALDLFPVMSLDGIIGAAFMPSDGQADPSGLTMALAKGATSRGARIFQHTKVTGFKFMGNRITAVVTDKGMIQCETIVNAAGMWAREIGRMMGVNVPLIPFQHQYLVTEAIEGLPSELPTVRDKDSLLYYKEEVGGLVMGGYEPNGIPWALDGIPKAFTQQLLEPDFDHFEPLAAAAMKRTPCLETVGIARLVNGPEAFTPDGNCILGPAPELENCFIAAGFNAFGIAAGGGAGKALAEWILAGEPSLAIWPLDIRRFGKHHHSPAYNLERTREIYGKHYTLSWPNEEHHSARRVRCSPLYHQLKEKGTVYGSKFGWERANWFAPPGVEPEDELTFGLPNWFKHVGNEHRAAREKVVLIDQTSFCKFMVEGPQSLSFLNRLAANNIDRPAGSVVYTQLCNDRGGIECDLTVTRIAADRFFIVTGTAFGVHDLDWIQRHLPPDTAVTISDVTSAYAVINVCGPLSRRLLEKITSDPVDNDAFPFGQSRQITLGHAPVRAMRLTYIGELGFELYMPTEYASQVYERLWQAGQELEVSNAGYRAIESLRLEKGYRYWGAELSPDYNPYQAGLGYCVALDKGNFIGREALGNIKNEGPGLILCCFTLDISEPRLLFGGETISHNGNVLGVVTSGGYGHYVGKTIAYGYLPMEHAAYSEGYAIEVFTETLAATRHSSALYDPDGKKTMI